The sequence ATTTAATAGATATCTTTTCTAAACATGGGCGGATATTTCACATCAGCACTAGATTTAGTAAAAAAGCTTTTAACAGATATAAGAGTTTTAATTTTTTGTTTAAAGACATATTTTCAAAAATTACCGCCTTTTTTGCGAAAACTGAAGACGATAAGAATAATTTAATTAAGTATGGAATAAAGGAAAATAAAGTGTTTACAGTTGGAGACATTAAAGCCTATCAAAATTACAAAGATTTCTGTTCAGAAGAAAATATATTTGATCTAGTAGCAGGTAGCACCCACAGGGGGGAGGAATCAATTTTGATAAAATTGTATTTGAAGTTTGAGAAGAATATATCGCTCGCAATTGCTCCCAGACACCTTTCAAGATTGGACGAAGTGATAATCGAATTAAAAAGAAATAATATTAAATTCCTATTATGGTCAAAAGATAAAGATTTTATAAAGAGATATAAAAATCAAAAATCAATTATCTTGATAGATACAATGGGAGAGCTTTCTGATATATATTCTCTTGGAAAAATTGGCTTTGTTGGTGGTACGCTTCAAAAGATTGGTGGACACAATCTATTTGAACCAGCAATATGTTCTAGACCAGTACTTTTCGGAAAATATTATCAAAGACAATCGTTTATGGCAGATACATTATTAAGAGAAAATAAAGAAATTTCAAATAACACACATAAAGGGGCTTATGTGATAGAAAACTTTGAACAATTCTATAAGTTAGTAA comes from Thermodesulfobium acidiphilum and encodes:
- a CDS encoding 3-deoxy-D-manno-octulosonic acid transferase, producing the protein MKFRSAIYDLLLLIASMYVILKSISNEGYRKTIKYRFTLSKNEPVIKDFKNQQKKSSFNGLWIHAASVGEVLGAVNLINKIKLEYENYPIFLTVTNYAALKLIREKYPDIYVRISPLDFSWLISKLCSILQVPNIVIVEAEYWPNLIDIFSKHGRIFHISTRFSKKAFNRYKSFNFLFKDIFSKITAFFAKTEDDKNNLIKYGIKENKVFTVGDIKAYQNYKDFCSEENIFDLVAGSTHRGEESILIKLYLKFEKNISLAIAPRHLSRLDEVIIELKRNNIKFLLWSKDKDFIKRYKNQKSIILIDTMGELSDIYSLGKIGFVGGTLQKIGGHNLFEPAICSRPVLFGKYYQRQSFMADTLLRENKEISNNTHKGAYVIENFEQFYKLVKYLLQDNNWLEEGKIARKKFEYASHSLERTYNLLKDKFNVFV